The DNA segment GCCCCCGCGTTGCCACCCGTCCCGACCAGCAGCGGGATGAACAACGCCAACGTGGTCACCTGTTCGAGAGTCGCCTCGAAGAACTGGAGCACGTTGACGGTGAAGGTCGCGGCGACGATGAGCAGCAGCAACCACACCGCTCGGGACCTCGCCAGCTGGACCACGCTCGCCGACATGTAGTGCCCGCTCAGCGGCGCCGCGGCGGCCTGCCGCGCGACGTCCTCGGTGTCGGCCGCCTCGATGACCTCCACCGCGTCGTCGATCGTGAGCAGCCCCAGCACCCTGTCCTCGCTGTCCACGACGGGCAGGGCGAGCAGGTTCGCCTCCTGCATGAGCCGCGCGGCGGCCTCGGCGTCGTCGGTGGCCTTCACGCGCGGAGTCTTGGTGTCGGCGAGTTCGGTCACCGGCCGCTCCGGCGCGCTCAGTACCAGGTCACGTAGTTCGAGCGTGCCGAGGAACCGCCGGTGATCGTCGATCACCGGCAGGGTGTAGACGGTTTCCGCCTCCTCGCCTCTCGCTCGCACCACGTCGAGTGCCCTCGCCGCGGTGAGGTGCCCCCTGATCGCGACCGTCCTCGGGCTCATGTACCTGCCGACGGAGCCTTCCGGATAGCCGAGCAGCGCCGCCGTCATGGCCCGCGACCTGGGGCTGAGCCCGTCGAGGACCCTGCGGGCGAACTTCGCGGGCGCCTCGCCGAGCAGCCTGGCCCTGTCGTCGGGGTCCATGCCCTCCACGACGTCACCGAACGCCTTGCCGCGCAGTCCGGACAGCACGTTCTGCTGCGCGCCGGGATCGAGTTCCTCGAACACCGTGAGCGCGCTGTCCTTGTCGAGCAGCCGGAACATCAGCACGGCCCGGACCGGGTCGGCTCGGGCCAGCTCGTCAGCGATCTCGTGGGGAGGATGCTCGCCGAGCCACCGCTGTAGTCCCGCGACGTCGCCCTCATCGAGCAGCCCGCTCAAGGTGTTGCCTGTCATGCCCTTCCCTCGCTGGCCGGGAGCCCTGAGCGGAAGGGCCCGCCGTTCACGCCGGTGACTCCACAAGGTGGCCGTAGACGATCAAGTTCTCCTCGTAGCTTCCCTGTTTCCGGTCGAAGGCACCACCGCAGGTGATCAACCTGATCTCGGCGCCGGTGGTGTTGCCGTAGACGGCCTCGGTGGGAAACCGGTCCTTGTCGACAATTTCCGTGCGGTCGACGACGTAGGTGACCACGGACTTGTCCACCCGGTACACGCGCACGAGGTCACCCTCGCCCAGTTCGTGAAGCCGCAGGAAGATGCCAGGGTCGGTGTGCGAGTCGATGTGCCCGAGCACGACGAACGGCCCGGTCTCCCCCGCGCCCGGCCCCAATTCGTACCAGCCTGCCTGCATGGCGTCCTCGACCGGCGGAACCTCGATCGTCCCGTCCTTCTCCAGCCCGAGCGGAATGAGGCTGGACTCCGCTTCGATGCCGGGAATCTCGATCCGGTCAGGCGACTCGGCCGTGCGACCCGCGTTTTCCCCGTTCCGCCCCGCGATGACCACGACGACGGCGAGACCGGCCAGCAGGGCGAGCACGGCCGGAAAGCGGCGCGATCCACCTTGGGAAGTACCTGGCATGGTCGTCTCCACGAAAGCTCCGCGCTCACGGCGAGCGGATGGCCGTGGATCAGCCGCGGGAATCGGCCTTGCGCCGCAACACCAGCCAGGCGCCGACGGCACCCACGGCAACGACGCCGAGCGTGCCGATCAGGCTACCACCTCCGCCTCCGCCGGATGCCTCGTCGGCGGTACCGCCACCACCGGTGTGCGCTGGCCCGGAGGGACGGGTGCTGACCTGCGATCCGGTGACCTCAAGCGTGCCGGTGGCTTGCTTTCCCGCAGTCTGGCACCGCGCGGTGATCGAGTACGAGCCTGCCTGGACGTTCTTGACGGTGCCCTGCCAGGCCGTTCCGTCGGCCGCGGCGTGGATGACCGTGATGTTCGACAGCGCGCCGGACTGCGGGACACTCGGCCCGGGACAGGTCACGCTCGCCACCAGCCGCATCTCGACGAGCGTCCCCGGGCTCGCGGCGGGCGGCGAAACGGCCAGCACGTCGCTCGCCTGAGCCGTCTGGGCGACGGCCGCCGGTGCCCCCACCAGTACGCAGGTACCGATCATCGCCGCGGCGATCGTCGTGGCGAGCCTTCCTTTGCTGCCCATCGGTCCCTCCCGGCCTCGCCGACACTGCTCCCCGCGTCCAAAAGTACTTTTCGAACAGTGCTCGCGCCCGATTCGGCGCCGGTTCGTACCCTTCGGAGCGACAGCGGCCGGTTCACACTTCCCTGATAGCGGGAAAATCGCCGCCGCGATCACGACGGCGATTCGTCTACTGTGGACCAGCCGGTCATTCGCACGCGATGCCGTCGCCGTCACTGTCGAGCCCGTAGATGTCGCTGCCGACGACCTCGACGGGACCACTCACGTACGCGGGCCCGTTGCCGCTGCCTCCAGCGCAGTCGACGTCGGAGGCGATCGGCACACAGCCGGTGTAGTTGGGGTCGCACTGGGACACCGGCGCGGGCGGTTCGACCGGTGGCGGTGGTGGCGGCGCGGGCGCGCTCGGCTCGACGGGCTCCGGCGCCTCCGGCGGTGGCGGAGGCTCGGCGGCCTCGCTCGCCGGTTCGTCGGGCACGGGCTCGACAGTGGACGGAGCGGGCTCGGCGACGGTGCTGCTCGTCGTGGTGACCGCGGTGGCCGGTTCCGCCGTCGTGCTGTCCGCGACCGGCGACGAGGGCTCTTCACTGTCACCACCCGCGCTGAGCAGGCCGCCGAACACCAGCACGGCGACGACCGCCACGGCGATCCACAGCGGTTTACGCCACGGGGGCGGCGCCTGCTCCTCGTGCGCGGGAGGCGGCGGGGGCTCAGCGGGAGGTGACGCGGTCACGGCAGGCAGGTACCGCGTCTGTTCTCGCTGAACCGGGATCATCGTCGGAACCGTCGGTTCCGTGCCTGTCGTGTGCGAAGGAAGCCGGAGCAGCACCTCCAGCTTCCGGTCCCCTGCCTGGATCAGCGCGGCGCAGCCGGGCCGCCCGCCCCGTTCCAGCACGCGGTCGATCATCGGTTCGTAGCGCCGCGACATGAGGTAGGTCAGCTCACCCACCCGGTGACCGCCGATCCTGACCTCGACGGCGCGTTCGCCCTGGTACTTGCCCGAGGCGATGGTGCACCAGGCCAGCTCCGCGGTCACACTCGCGCCGCTGTTCCAGCCGGAGAGAATGTCCTGGTGCCGCTCCTCTCGGGTCACCGCGACGGCGACATCGCCTTCCAGCAGCACGAAATCCCGGGAATTCCCATCCACAATTCACTCCGATGCAGGACGAATGAGGTATGTCCGGAAATCGGAAAAACATCGGTGGCGTTACCGGAAAATTCGCACGAATAGCACCGGGAAAAGGTGATCGTGTCACGAAACCCTCGCGCTCTCGCCGGGGAGCGCGAATCGGTGCAGGATATGGACATGGGTGAGGTCACCGATTACGTCGGCACACTGGAGGAACCGGCTCGTTCACTGGTCGGCAAACTCATCGCCCACGCGGGTGAGCTGGTTCCCGAGCACGAGGAGGGCATGAGTTACGGGATGCCCGCGCTGCGCTATCGGGGGCGCCCGCTGGTCAGCATCGTCGTGACTCGGCGGGGTTATTCGTTGTTCCCCTTCAGCTCCACCGTGGTCGCGACGGTGACCGAAGGTCAGGACATCGAGACGACCAAGGGCGGCATCCGGTTCACCGACGCGAGGCCCGTTCCGGTCGCCGTCGTCGAGAAAGCAGTGCTGGCGCGCAAAGCGGAGATCGACGCGAGCTACTGACCCGGCGCGAATCCTCCGATGAGTTTTCCGCGCTCCCCTGGTCTACCCCCACCGAACAAGGATCGGAGCCCATCATGAGCAAGGTGACCTGTGGTATCGCGATGTCGGTCGACGGATTCGTCGCCGGGCCGAACCAGACCCGCGACAACCCGCTCGGCGAGATCGTCGGCGACCGGTTGCACACCTGGATGTTCGAGGAGCCGGAGGCCAACGCCGCCGAGATCGCGAAAGTGACCTCGGGAGGGGCCTACGTCATGGGCCGCAACATGTTCGGCCCCATCCGAGGCGAGTGGAACCCGGAGGAGGAATGGACCGGCTGGTGGGGCGAGGACCCGCCGTATCACGCTCCCGTATTCGTGCTCACCCATCATCCGAGGGAACCGGTGGTGATGAAGGGCGGCACCACCTTCTACTTCGTGACCGACGGCATCGAAGCCGCGCTCGCCGAGGCGAAAGCCGCGGCGGGCGATCGCGACGTCGCGATCGCCGGTGGTGCCTCGACGGTGAACCAGTACCTCGCGGCCGGGCTGATCGACGAGCTGGACCTGCACATCGCCCCGGTACTGGTCGGCGAAGGCGAACGGCTGTTCACCGGCGTGGGGAACCTCGATCTCGAACGGACCCGCGTGCGCGCGACCGGCCTGGTCACCCACGTCAGTTACCGGTTTCCCAGCCGGTGACCGCCGCGCGGGTCGTTCCGAGAAACCGCACGTGCGGACGGCCGCCCTCGCCGACGGGCGTCACCTCGGCGCGGACGCCGTAGACCTCGGCGATCAGGGCCGAGGTGACGATGTCCCCCGGCTGCCCCTCGGCGACCACCACCCCCTTGTCGAGTACGACGAGCCGGTCGCAGTACATCGCGGCGAGATTCAGGTCGTGAAGCGCGATCAACGTGGTCACCGGCAAACTCGCCACGAGCGCGAGCAGCTCCAACTGAAACTGGATGTCGAGGTGGTTGGTCGGCTCGTCGAGCAACAGTTCCCGTGGCTGCTGCGCGAGTGCGCGCGCGAGCTGGACGCGCTGCCGTTCCCCGCCCGACAGGGTGCGCCACGACTGTCCTGCCAGCTCGGTAAGCCCGGTGTGGGCCAGTGCCTCCGACACGGCGGCCGTGTCGTGCTCCTTCACACCCGCCCACGCCGAGGTGTGGGCGATGCGGCCGAGCCGCACGACGTCCCGCACCGTCAGCTCCACCTGGGTGTCCGCCTGCTGTTCGACCACCGCGATCCGGCGGGCAACGGCCGCGCGGCGCAGCCCGGCAAGCGGCTCGCCGTCGAGCCGGACCACCCCGCTGCCCGGAGCACGCAGCCCGGCGAGCAGCCGCAGCAACGTCGACTTGCCGGAACCGTTGGGACCGAGCAGCCCGACGGTGGCGCCGTGCGGCAACGAGATGTCGACGCCGTCGACGATGAGCCTGCCACCCGCCGACCAGCTCACCCGCTCGGCGCTGAGTCCCCGCTGTCGCTGGCTCACCGGCCGAACCTCGTGCGATACAGGACCAACACGAACGCGGGGACGCCGATGAGGGCGGTGACCACGCCGACCGGTATCTCCTGCGGGTCCAGCAGCGTGCGGGCCGCGGTGTCCACCCACACCAGGAACACCGCGCCCGTCACGGCGGCGACCGGAATCAATCTGCGGTGGCCTGATCCGACGAGCGCCCTCGCCGCATGCGGCAGGACGAGCCCGATGAACCCGACGGCGCCGACCGAACTCACCAGCACCGCGGTCAGCAACGCCGTCACGCACAACAAGACAAGCCGGGTCCTCGCCACCGCCACCCCGAGGCTCGCCGCCGCGTCCTGGCCGAACGCGAACCCGTCGAGCGATGTGGAGTAGCCGAAGCACACGAGCAGCACCCCGCCGAGCACCACCGCGCACACCAGCACCTCGGCCCAGCTCGCCGACGCGAACGAGCCGAGCAGCCAGAACAGCACCCCCCGCGTCGTTTCCGCGTCGGCGGCGGTGAGCACGATGAACGAGGTGAGCGCCGAGAACAGCTGCATGACGGCGACCCCGGACAACACGACCCGTTCCGTCGTCGCGCCCAGCGTCTGACCGAGCACGAGCAGAACGCCGAACGACAACACGGCGCCGACGAAAGCACCGCCCTGCACGGGAAGCGCCCCGCCACCGACGCCGAGCACGATGACGAACACGGCACCGGTCGAAGCTCCGGACGACACTCCGAGCACGAACGGATCGGCCAGCGGGTTGCGCAGCAGTGCCTGCATCACCGCCCCGCAGACGGCGAGGCCCGCGCCGCAGACAGCGGCAAGTAATGCCCTCGGCAGTCTCAGGTTCCAGACGATCCCGGTGCGAATCTGACTCAGTCCCGATTCTCCGAGCCCCGTCTTCGCCGCCAGCACCGACCAGACGTCGCCGACACTGAGGTCAGCGGGCCCGATCGTGATGGCGACGGCGACGGAAACGGCGAGCACGGCAAGGCCGAGTGCACAGAACCAGACCGTGCCGAGCCCGCGTACCCTCCTCGCGAGCCCCGTGGTCTCTACCGTGTCGATCACCCGGCGAGCCCGAACTCCCGCAGCCCCGCCGCGACCTGTTCGGTGCCGTCGACGATGCGCATGCTCGGGTTCAACGCCTGCCCGCTGAGCAGGATGTAGCGCTTGTTGCGGACCGCCGTCATCTTGTTCGTCACCGGATGCGATTCAAGGAACTCGATTTTCTTCTCGGCCGCCTCCGCCGTCTGGGACCGGCGGGTCAGATCCCCGATGACCAGTACGTCGGGGTCGCGATCGGCGACGGTCTCCCAGTTGATCTGTGGCCATTCCGCCGAGGTGTCGTCGAAGACGTTCTTCAGCCCAAGCGCCTCGGTGATCACCCCCGGCGCGCCACAACAGCCCGCGAGATAAGGGGATTCGGCGTTGGCGAACCAGTACAGCACGCTGACGTCGTCTACATGGGACTCTTCGGTCGCCGCTCGCATCCGTTCCTCCAGTTCGGCGACGAGCTCGTCCCCTCGCTCCTCGACGTCGAAGATCGTGGCGATGTCCCTGATCTCACCGTAGATGTCGGCCATGGTCAGCGGAGCCGAACGCACGCCGTCGCCCTCACCGGAGTTGTCCTTGACGCAGTCGCTCGGCGAAATGTAGGTCGGCACGCCGAGTTCGCCGAACTGCTTCCGGGTCGCCACGCCTCCCGTGCCCAATGTGGACACGAAAGAGGCCGCGACGAAATCCGGCTCGGTGGTGAGCACCCGCTCGAAGGAAGGCATGTTCTCGGCCAGCCTCGGAACCGACGCGTTCGCCTGTTCCAGTTCGGGCAGAACGGGGTCGGTCCAGGTCGCCGTTCCCGCCATGCGGTCGGCAAGCCCGAGCGCGAGCATGATCTCGGCGCTGCCCTGGTTCAGCGCGACCGCCTGGCGCGGGGGCGCGGGAATCGTGACCCGCTCGCCACAGTTGTCGACGACCTTCGGGTAACCCTCCACCCTCGGTTTTTCCGCCCCCTGCCCGGAACTCGTGGCACAGGCGGAACCGGCGAGGACGATCACGAGCAACGGAACGAGGAACGAGAAGGAGCGCGGCATCGGCCATCCCCTGCGTCGAGGGCCCATGCGCGGGGCCCGTTCGTACGGTTTCCCCTCGCCCGGCATGACCGGACTCGGGCGCCAGCAGGTCTTCGGACTCGGGGTCAACCGGGCGGAGACGCCTTCCCGGACCGGGGTCCAGTGGCCGTGTTCCCGCCCGTCGCCGCTCACCGCTGCGCGTCAGCTCCGGATTCTCACCGGATTCCCTGACCCACGTCATGGGCGTGGGTACGACTGGCTCCGGCAAGTTAACACGGCCAGGCGCGGCGTCAGGAAGGTCTTCATGGCGCGGCCCACACGGAATCGCCGAGATCCGCGCCCAGGCCAGCGAGATCCGCACTCACGTCGGCGAGATCCGCACTCACGCACACCAGTAACGGGTCGGACACGTTGAGTTACTGTCGTGGCCGTGCGGGCGCTCAGGTGGAGCGCCGGTGGATCGGCAAGGTAGCTCGCATTTTGCACGGAGCCGGATGGCTACCCGCTCTGACGAGCGACCGGTGGGTGAGTGCCGCAGGTCAGCCGAGCGGGATGCGGAACTCGGCGACCCGAGCGCGGAACTCGCCTACCCGAGTGCAGATCTCGGCGGCGTGAGCGCGGAACTCGGCGGCGTGGGCGGGGGACTCGCGGTCCGGCTCGCCGCACGGTTTTCGACGTTGTGATACCGCGGCGCGAGGTTGTTTGGAAGGATCTTGGGGTTGTTGTCGTCATCTGCTGGGGGCGTTGTGGGGTTGCGGGTCACGGATGTGAGCGCGGTGGGGCCATACCGGGTGCTCGGCGAACTCGGCAGGGGCGGAATGGGCCGAGTGCTGCTGGGGTGCGGTGTCGACGGGCGGCTTGTCGCGATCAAGGTCGTGCACGAGCAGTTCGCGGTGGACGAGGGGTTCAGGGAACGGTTCCGGCGGGAGGTGGAGGCGTCCCGCGTGGTATCGGGGGCCTACACGGCGGCTGTCGTCGACGCGGACGCGGACGCGCGGTTGCCGTGGCTGGCTTCGGTCTTCGTGCCAGGGCCTTCGCTGGACGAGGTCGTCGGAGTCGCGGGCGGGTTGCCGGTCGAGTCGGTCATGCGGTTGACGGCGGGGCTGGCTTCGGCGCTGGTCCGGATTCACGGCGCCGGTCTGGTGCACCGGGATGTGAAGCCGTCGAACGTGTTGCTGGCCGACGACGGTCCAAGGGTGATCGATTTCGGGATCGTGCGGGCCGCGGGCGACGGTGCCGACGGACTGACCCGATCCGGTTGGCTGGTGGGCTCTCCCGCGTTCATGTCTCCCGAGCAGGCCCGGGGCGAGGTGGTGTCGGGCGCCTCCGACGTGTTCTCGCTGGGATCGGTCGTGGTGGCCGCGTGTTCGGGGGTGTCGCCGTTCGCGGGCGGCGCGACGCTGGAGACGCTGAACCGGATCGTGGGCGGGGTCGCGGACGTGTCGGGCTTGCCGCGCGAGGTGGCGCGGGTCGTGGAACCGTGCCTTGCCAAGAACCCTGGAGACCGGCCCTCGGCGGTGGAGCTGGTGGACCTGATCGGGCCGATCGCTCCTTCGGTCCGGCCGTGGCCGGCCGACGTGGAGGAGTTGATCCGCCTGCGCTGGGGCGACGTGGCGCGGTTGCTCGATCCGGACACGACGCTGCTGACCGAGGACCCCGCCGGTGAGGCCGGCGGCGGGGCACGCATGGTGCGCGTACACACCCGCGCCACCAACACAGACAACGGCGACAACACAGACAACGCAGACACGGGCGACACCGACACCGCCACCAAAACCGGCCTGCCGCCGACGCGCGTCGAAGAGCCGTCCACCGGCACCCTGCACGACAGCGACAGCGACAGCACACCGCCGCCGAAGGACACGGCGATCGTCGGCTCCGGCCACGCACCCGCAGGGCGCCGCTCGCTCAAGATCGCGCTCGCCGCCGTTCTGGTGATCGCCGGTGTCGTGGCGTGGACGCTGCGCCCGCAAAGCACCGCCACGACGGAGGAACCGGCAGCGGCGCTCGAACAGACCGGCG comes from the Prauserella marina genome and includes:
- a CDS encoding iron chaperone, with the translated sequence MGEVTDYVGTLEEPARSLVGKLIAHAGELVPEHEEGMSYGMPALRYRGRPLVSIVVTRRGYSLFPFSSTVVATVTEGQDIETTKGGIRFTDARPVPVAVVEKAVLARKAEIDASY
- a CDS encoding ABC transporter ATP-binding protein, translating into MSQRQRGLSAERVSWSAGGRLIVDGVDISLPHGATVGLLGPNGSGKSTLLRLLAGLRAPGSGVVRLDGEPLAGLRRAAVARRIAVVEQQADTQVELTVRDVVRLGRIAHTSAWAGVKEHDTAAVSEALAHTGLTELAGQSWRTLSGGERQRVQLARALAQQPRELLLDEPTNHLDIQFQLELLALVASLPVTTLIALHDLNLAAMYCDRLVVLDKGVVVAEGQPGDIVTSALIAEVYGVRAEVTPVGEGGRPHVRFLGTTRAAVTGWETGN
- a CDS encoding FecCD family ABC transporter permease, which produces MIDTVETTGLARRVRGLGTVWFCALGLAVLAVSVAVAITIGPADLSVGDVWSVLAAKTGLGESGLSQIRTGIVWNLRLPRALLAAVCGAGLAVCGAVMQALLRNPLADPFVLGVSSGASTGAVFVIVLGVGGGALPVQGGAFVGAVLSFGVLLVLGQTLGATTERVVLSGVAVMQLFSALTSFIVLTAADAETTRGVLFWLLGSFASASWAEVLVCAVVLGGVLLVCFGYSTSLDGFAFGQDAAASLGVAVARTRLVLLCVTALLTAVLVSSVGAVGFIGLVLPHAARALVGSGHRRLIPVAAVTGAVFLVWVDTAARTLLDPQEIPVGVVTALIGVPAFVLVLYRTRFGR
- a CDS encoding dihydrofolate reductase family protein, encoding MSKVTCGIAMSVDGFVAGPNQTRDNPLGEIVGDRLHTWMFEEPEANAAEIAKVTSGGAYVMGRNMFGPIRGEWNPEEEWTGWWGEDPPYHAPVFVLTHHPREPVVMKGGTTFYFVTDGIEAALAEAKAAAGDRDVAIAGGASTVNQYLAAGLIDELDLHIAPVLVGEGERLFTGVGNLDLERTRVRATGLVTHVSYRFPSR
- the mgtE gene encoding magnesium transporter, with the translated sequence MTGNTLSGLLDEGDVAGLQRWLGEHPPHEIADELARADPVRAVLMFRLLDKDSALTVFEELDPGAQQNVLSGLRGKAFGDVVEGMDPDDRARLLGEAPAKFARRVLDGLSPRSRAMTAALLGYPEGSVGRYMSPRTVAIRGHLTAARALDVVRARGEEAETVYTLPVIDDHRRFLGTLELRDLVLSAPERPVTELADTKTPRVKATDDAEAAARLMQEANLLALPVVDSEDRVLGLLTIDDAVEVIEAADTEDVARQAAAAPLSGHYMSASVVQLARSRAVWLLLLIVAATFTVNVLQFFEATLEQVTTLALFIPLLVGTGGNAGAQAATAAVRALAVGEVRTRDLPRVAWRESRVGLVLGLMLAVVALGVGTLLVDFPIAVTVALSIVLVCCWAATIGATMPLVAKRVGIDPAVISAPLVTTIVDATGLIIYFLIARAVLAL
- a CDS encoding WD40 repeat domain-containing serine/threonine protein kinase, with the translated sequence MSAVGPYRVLGELGRGGMGRVLLGCGVDGRLVAIKVVHEQFAVDEGFRERFRREVEASRVVSGAYTAAVVDADADARLPWLASVFVPGPSLDEVVGVAGGLPVESVMRLTAGLASALVRIHGAGLVHRDVKPSNVLLADDGPRVIDFGIVRAAGDGADGLTRSGWLVGSPAFMSPEQARGEVVSGASDVFSLGSVVVAACSGVSPFAGGATLETLNRIVGGVADVSGLPREVARVVEPCLAKNPGDRPSAVELVDLIGPIAPSVRPWPADVEELIRLRWGDVARLLDPDTTLLTEDPAGEAGGGARMVRVHTRATNTDNGDNTDNADTGDTDTATKTGLPPTRVEEPSTGTLHDSDSDSTPPPKDTAIVGSGHAPAGRRSLKIALAAVLVIAGVVAWTLRPQSTATTEEPAAALEQTGVLTGPTSVRDGVFSPDGRIIATEYQDETVQFWDVASRKQVGQIIGPVTGLTNVVFTQDNSTVITLTIDGIVQRWDVNTGSRIGEPFEITTGPNWDVSGDGSTIFMQTYSGGTEIWDVASGELTTIVDDGGFAAINHDGSTMLISGSAESSFDEEKNYSTVRLWDVDSQQALGETITLPQDGSYEYLISRDSSRLLTISRAAEGTVLRLWDTASGNQIRQPIDIHVNLDAMEAHSILSPDDRTIMTIERSEVRLWDAENGRELGSIDADHARTDESEEDEDSEIHSARFSPDGKTLATANDDHTLRLWKIPER
- a CDS encoding ABC transporter substrate-binding protein — protein: MPRSFSFLVPLLVIVLAGSACATSSGQGAEKPRVEGYPKVVDNCGERVTIPAPPRQAVALNQGSAEIMLALGLADRMAGTATWTDPVLPELEQANASVPRLAENMPSFERVLTTEPDFVAASFVSTLGTGGVATRKQFGELGVPTYISPSDCVKDNSGEGDGVRSAPLTMADIYGEIRDIATIFDVEERGDELVAELEERMRAATEESHVDDVSVLYWFANAESPYLAGCCGAPGVITEALGLKNVFDDTSAEWPQINWETVADRDPDVLVIGDLTRRSQTAEAAEKKIEFLESHPVTNKMTAVRNKRYILLSGQALNPSMRIVDGTEQVAAGLREFGLAG
- a CDS encoding class F sortase, with translation MPGTSQGGSRRFPAVLALLAGLAVVVVIAGRNGENAGRTAESPDRIEIPGIEAESSLIPLGLEKDGTIEVPPVEDAMQAGWYELGPGAGETGPFVVLGHIDSHTDPGIFLRLHELGEGDLVRVYRVDKSVVTYVVDRTEIVDKDRFPTEAVYGNTTGAEIRLITCGGAFDRKQGSYEENLIVYGHLVESPA